A part of Cannabis sativa cultivar Pink pepper isolate KNU-18-1 chromosome 6, ASM2916894v1, whole genome shotgun sequence genomic DNA contains:
- the LOC115695796 gene encoding probable flavin-containing monooxygenase 1 → MFSLQKMERNIAIIGAGTSGLAACKYVLEKSFNPIVFEAEESVGGLWNHTIESTRLQNAKESYQFSDFPWPSSVEDVFPRHNQVLEYIQSYAKHFNLFPYIKFNSKVLSLDYVNGESYEEMESWDLWGGTGKPFQSKGKWHVVVQDTKTCSTEVYQFKFVILCIGRFSGVPNIPEFPPNQGPEVFSGKVMHSMDYSAMDSDKGIEMIRKKRVTIVGSQKSAVDIAAECAKTNGVEYPCIMIHRTSHWLLPSASLWGLHFGLLYFNRFSELLVHKPGETFLLSILATLLSPLRWGISKFAESYLRWKLPLKKYGMVPQNSFFQDISSCRVSMLPENFFKKVEQGSIVIKKSQSISFCKEGLIIEGESQPLKTDIVILATGYRGDLKLKNMFSSPIFQNHITGSPSSMVPLYRQVIHPRIPQLAIIGYAEGFSNLLTSQIRCQWLAHYLGEKFELPSIGEMEKEVTMWENNMKLYNGKYVRRSCIGTVNIWYNDQLLKDMRCETKRKKGVLAEYFQPYGPADYADLP, encoded by the exons ATGTTTTCATTACAAAAAATGGAAAGAAATATAGCCATTATAGGAGCAGGAACAAGTGGCCTTGCTGCCTGCAAATATGTTTTAGAAAAGAGCTTTAATCCGATTGTGTTTGAAGCAGAAGAAAGTGTTGGAGGGCTTTGGAATCACACTATAGAGTCCACCAGGCTCCAAAATGCTAAAGAATCTTACCAGTTCTCAGATTTTCCTTGGCCTTCTTCAGTAGAAGACGTTTTTCCTAGGCACAATCAAGTGTTGGAGTATATTCAATCTTATGCTAAACACTTTAATCTTTTTCCTTACATAAAGTTCAACTCAAAAGTCCTTAGTTTGGATTATGTCAATGGAGAATCCTATGAAGAGATGGAGAGTTGGGATTTGTGGGGTGGAACAGGCAAGCCATTTCAGTCCAAAGGGAAATGGCATGTTGTGGTACAGGACACCAAAACTTGCTCAACTGAG GTCTATCAATTTAAGTTTGTAATCCTTTGTATTGGGAGATTCAGTGGAGTACCAAACATCCCAGAGTTCCCTCCAAATCAAGGACCTGAGGTGTTCAGTGGTAAAGTGATGCATTCCATGGATTACTCTGCTATGGATAGTGACAAGGGTATTGAAATGATCAGAAAAAAAAGAGTTACTATTGTTGGTTCTCAAAAATCTGCAGTGGACATAGCAGCAGAATGTGCAAAGACAAATG gaGTTGAATATCCCTGCATTATGATTCATAGGACTTCCCACTGGCTTCTCCCTAGTGCCAGTTTATGGGGTCTGCATTTTGGTCTCCTCTACTTTAATCGATTTTCGGAGCTTTTGGTTCACAAGCCTGGAGAAACATTCCTTCTAAGCATACTGGCCACTTTACTTTCACCCTTG agaTGGGGAATCTCAAAATTTGCTGAGAGCTATCTTAGATGGAAACTTCCATTGAAAAAGTATGGTATGGTACCTCAAAACAGCTTTTTTCAAGACATTTCCTCATGTAGAGTATCTATGCTACCCGAAAACTTCTTCAAAAAAGTGGAACAAGGAAGCATTGTCATTAAGAAATCTCAAAGCATTAGCTTCTGTAAAGAAGGTTTGATCATTGAAGGAGAATCTCAGCCATTGAAAACGGATATTGTGATTCTAGCTACAGGTTACAGAGGTGATCTAAAGCTAAAAAACATGTTTAGCTCTCCAATCTTCCAAAACCACATTACTGGATCACCTTCTTCAATGGTTCCTCTCTATAG GCAGGTAATTCATCCAAGAATACCACAGCTAGCAATAATAGGATATGCAGAAGGCTTCTCCAATTTACTAACCTCTCAGATTAGATGTCAATGGCTAGCACATTACCTTGGAGAGAAGTTTGAACTACCTAGCATAGGAGAGATGGAGAAAGAAGTGACAATGtgggaaaataatatgaaattatacaATGGAAAGTATGTTAGGAGATCTTGTATTGGTACTGTAAATATATGGTACAATGACCAATTGTTGAAGGATATGAGATGTGAAactaaaagaaagaaaggagtTTTGGCTGAATATTTTCAGCCATATGGACCAGCAGATTATGCTGACCTACCCTAA